In Brachypodium distachyon strain Bd21 chromosome 2, Brachypodium_distachyon_v3.0, whole genome shotgun sequence, one genomic interval encodes:
- the LOC100845899 gene encoding NADPH:adrenodoxin oxidoreductase, mitochondrial isoform X4 gives MGRGLLLPHAKRLMLFPRPRGFSASAASTREPLHVCVVGSGPAGFYTAEKMLKAHEGVQVDIIDRLPTPFGLVRSGVAPDHPETKIVVNQFSRVAANARCSFFGNVTLGSDVSLAELRGTYDVVVLAYGAESDRSFGIPGENLRGIHSAREFVWWYNGHPDMHNLVPDLQNTDSAVVLGQGNVALDVARILLRCTTKLASTDIAGHALDALKSSTIRKVYLVGRRGPVQAACTAKELREILGLQNVHVCIKEGDLATSPADKEEMRNSRIKRRVHELLSKAATMHKEKNSNDQKELHFVFFRKPTRFLPSEGGSTVGAVELEKTLLKDDAVTGNQVAVGTGEFEDLKCGLVLKSIGYKSLPTEGLPFDNYKGVVPNLRGRVLSSESETTTVEAGLYVVGWLKRGPTGIVATNLHCAEETVCT, from the exons ATGGgccgcggccttcttctcccccacgCGAAGAGGCTGATGCTCTTCCCGCGGCCGAGGGgcttctccgcctccgccgcttctACGCGCGAGCCGCTCCACGTCTGCGTCGTCGGCAGCGGCCCCGCCGGATTCTACACGGCCGAAAAG ATGCTAAAGGCTCATGAAGGAGTGCAAGTCGATATTATTGATAGGCTGCCGACACCGTTTGGCTTGGTTCGTTCTGGAGTGGCTCCAGATCATCCGGAAACAAAG ATTGTGGTAAACCAATTTTCTCGTGTAGCTGCGAACGCCCGATGCTCATTCTTTGGGAATGTAACACTTGGAAGTGATGTCTCACTAGCAGAGCTTCGAGGGACATATGATGTT GTTGTTCTTGCTTATGGTGCAGAAAGTGATAGATCATTTGGTATTCCTGGGGAG AACCTCAGGGGAATACATTCAGCTCGAGAATTCGTATGGTGGTATAATGGGCACCCAGACATGCACAACTTGGTACCTGACTTGCAAAACACAGATTCTGCTGTGGTCCTTGGACAG GGAAATGTGGCTCTTGATGTTGCCCGTATCCTTCTCCGCTGTACAACCAAGTTGGCTTCCACAGATATTGCTGGTCATGCGCTGGATGCTCTTAAGAGCAGCACTATAAG GAAGGTGTACTTGGTTGGGCGTCGAGGTCCAGTACAGGCAGCTTGCACAGCAAAGGAATTACGTGAAATTTTAG GTTTGCAAAATGTCCATGTTTGCATCAAGGAGGGTGATCTTGCGACCTCACCTGCAGATAAG GAGGAGATGAGGAATAGTAGAATCAAAAGAAGGGTGCATGAACTGTTATCTAAGGCTGCTACTATGCATAAGGAAAAGAACAGCAATGACCAAAAGGAGCTTCACTTTGTGTTTTTTAGGAAACCTACCAGATTTCTCCCTTCAGAAGGTGGTTCCACAGTTGGTGCCGTGGAACTTGAAAAGACTCTTCTAAAAG ATGATGCAGTAACTGGGAATCAGGTGGCAGTCGGAACTGGTGAGTTTGAAGATCTGAAATGTGG ACTGGTTTTGAAGAGTATTGGTTACAAATCCTTGCCAACGGAAGGCCTACCCTTCGACAACTACAAAG GAGTTGTCCCAAATTTAAGGGGCAGAGTTTTGAGCAGTGAATCAGAAACAACCACAGTGGAGGCAGGACTTTACGTGGTAGGATGGCTGAAGAGAGGACCAACTGGGATTGTTGCTACAAATCTCCATTGTGCTGAAGAAACTGTATGTACCTAA
- the LOC100845899 gene encoding NADPH:adrenodoxin oxidoreductase, mitochondrial isoform X2, protein MMLKAHEGVQVDIIDRLPTPFGLVRSGVAPDHPETKIVVNQFSRVAANARCSFFGNVTLGSDVSLAELRGTYDVVVLAYGAESDRSFGIPGENLRGIHSAREFVWWYNGHPDMHNLVPDLQNTDSAVVLGQGNVALDVARILLRCTTKLASTDIAGHALDALKSSTIRKVYLVGRRGPVQAACTAKELREILGLQNVHVCIKEGDLATSPADKEEMRNSRIKRRVHELLSKAATMHKEKNSNDQKELHFVFFRKPTRFLPSEGGSTVGAVELEKTLLKDDAVTGNQVAVGTGEFEDLKCGLVLKSIGYKSLPTEGLPFDNYKGVVPNLRGRVLSSESETTTVEAGLYVVGWLKRGPTGIVATNLHCAEETVASILEDDRNGVFMAPSDSRRQGRKGLLEILEQKNARYVPFDGWEKINSEEKIAGQLKNKPREKITTWDELLKAANGG, encoded by the exons ATG ATGCTAAAGGCTCATGAAGGAGTGCAAGTCGATATTATTGATAGGCTGCCGACACCGTTTGGCTTGGTTCGTTCTGGAGTGGCTCCAGATCATCCGGAAACAAAG ATTGTGGTAAACCAATTTTCTCGTGTAGCTGCGAACGCCCGATGCTCATTCTTTGGGAATGTAACACTTGGAAGTGATGTCTCACTAGCAGAGCTTCGAGGGACATATGATGTT GTTGTTCTTGCTTATGGTGCAGAAAGTGATAGATCATTTGGTATTCCTGGGGAG AACCTCAGGGGAATACATTCAGCTCGAGAATTCGTATGGTGGTATAATGGGCACCCAGACATGCACAACTTGGTACCTGACTTGCAAAACACAGATTCTGCTGTGGTCCTTGGACAG GGAAATGTGGCTCTTGATGTTGCCCGTATCCTTCTCCGCTGTACAACCAAGTTGGCTTCCACAGATATTGCTGGTCATGCGCTGGATGCTCTTAAGAGCAGCACTATAAG GAAGGTGTACTTGGTTGGGCGTCGAGGTCCAGTACAGGCAGCTTGCACAGCAAAGGAATTACGTGAAATTTTAG GTTTGCAAAATGTCCATGTTTGCATCAAGGAGGGTGATCTTGCGACCTCACCTGCAGATAAG GAGGAGATGAGGAATAGTAGAATCAAAAGAAGGGTGCATGAACTGTTATCTAAGGCTGCTACTATGCATAAGGAAAAGAACAGCAATGACCAAAAGGAGCTTCACTTTGTGTTTTTTAGGAAACCTACCAGATTTCTCCCTTCAGAAGGTGGTTCCACAGTTGGTGCCGTGGAACTTGAAAAGACTCTTCTAAAAG ATGATGCAGTAACTGGGAATCAGGTGGCAGTCGGAACTGGTGAGTTTGAAGATCTGAAATGTGG ACTGGTTTTGAAGAGTATTGGTTACAAATCCTTGCCAACGGAAGGCCTACCCTTCGACAACTACAAAG GAGTTGTCCCAAATTTAAGGGGCAGAGTTTTGAGCAGTGAATCAGAAACAACCACAGTGGAGGCAGGACTTTACGTGGTAGGATGGCTGAAGAGAGGACCAACTGGGATTGTTGCTACAAATCTCCATTGTGCTGAAGAAACT GTGGCTAGCATCCTTGAAGATGACAGGAATGGTGTGTTCATGGCGCCATCTGATTCGAGAAGGCAAGGGCGGAAGGGACTACTTGAGATTCTAGAACAGAAGAATGCCCGCTATGTGCCTTTCGATGGCTGGGAAAAAATCAATTCTGAAGAAAAGATAGCAGGCCAGCTGAAAAACAAGCCTAGAGAGAAGATCACAACCTGGGATGAGCTCCTGAAAGCTGCAAACGGGGGATAA
- the LOC100845899 gene encoding NADPH:adrenodoxin oxidoreductase, mitochondrial isoform X3, producing the protein MLKAHEGVQVDIIDRLPTPFGLVRSGVAPDHPETKIVVNQFSRVAANARCSFFGNVTLGSDVSLAELRGTYDVVVLAYGAESDRSFGIPGENLRGIHSAREFVWWYNGHPDMHNLVPDLQNTDSAVVLGQGNVALDVARILLRCTTKLASTDIAGHALDALKSSTIRKVYLVGRRGPVQAACTAKELREILGLQNVHVCIKEGDLATSPADKEEMRNSRIKRRVHELLSKAATMHKEKNSNDQKELHFVFFRKPTRFLPSEGGSTVGAVELEKTLLKDDAVTGNQVAVGTGEFEDLKCGLVLKSIGYKSLPTEGLPFDNYKGVVPNLRGRVLSSESETTTVEAGLYVVGWLKRGPTGIVATNLHCAEETVASILEDDRNGVFMAPSDSRRQGRKGLLEILEQKNARYVPFDGWEKINSEEKIAGQLKNKPREKITTWDELLKAANGG; encoded by the exons ATGCTAAAGGCTCATGAAGGAGTGCAAGTCGATATTATTGATAGGCTGCCGACACCGTTTGGCTTGGTTCGTTCTGGAGTGGCTCCAGATCATCCGGAAACAAAG ATTGTGGTAAACCAATTTTCTCGTGTAGCTGCGAACGCCCGATGCTCATTCTTTGGGAATGTAACACTTGGAAGTGATGTCTCACTAGCAGAGCTTCGAGGGACATATGATGTT GTTGTTCTTGCTTATGGTGCAGAAAGTGATAGATCATTTGGTATTCCTGGGGAG AACCTCAGGGGAATACATTCAGCTCGAGAATTCGTATGGTGGTATAATGGGCACCCAGACATGCACAACTTGGTACCTGACTTGCAAAACACAGATTCTGCTGTGGTCCTTGGACAG GGAAATGTGGCTCTTGATGTTGCCCGTATCCTTCTCCGCTGTACAACCAAGTTGGCTTCCACAGATATTGCTGGTCATGCGCTGGATGCTCTTAAGAGCAGCACTATAAG GAAGGTGTACTTGGTTGGGCGTCGAGGTCCAGTACAGGCAGCTTGCACAGCAAAGGAATTACGTGAAATTTTAG GTTTGCAAAATGTCCATGTTTGCATCAAGGAGGGTGATCTTGCGACCTCACCTGCAGATAAG GAGGAGATGAGGAATAGTAGAATCAAAAGAAGGGTGCATGAACTGTTATCTAAGGCTGCTACTATGCATAAGGAAAAGAACAGCAATGACCAAAAGGAGCTTCACTTTGTGTTTTTTAGGAAACCTACCAGATTTCTCCCTTCAGAAGGTGGTTCCACAGTTGGTGCCGTGGAACTTGAAAAGACTCTTCTAAAAG ATGATGCAGTAACTGGGAATCAGGTGGCAGTCGGAACTGGTGAGTTTGAAGATCTGAAATGTGG ACTGGTTTTGAAGAGTATTGGTTACAAATCCTTGCCAACGGAAGGCCTACCCTTCGACAACTACAAAG GAGTTGTCCCAAATTTAAGGGGCAGAGTTTTGAGCAGTGAATCAGAAACAACCACAGTGGAGGCAGGACTTTACGTGGTAGGATGGCTGAAGAGAGGACCAACTGGGATTGTTGCTACAAATCTCCATTGTGCTGAAGAAACT GTGGCTAGCATCCTTGAAGATGACAGGAATGGTGTGTTCATGGCGCCATCTGATTCGAGAAGGCAAGGGCGGAAGGGACTACTTGAGATTCTAGAACAGAAGAATGCCCGCTATGTGCCTTTCGATGGCTGGGAAAAAATCAATTCTGAAGAAAAGATAGCAGGCCAGCTGAAAAACAAGCCTAGAGAGAAGATCACAACCTGGGATGAGCTCCTGAAAGCTGCAAACGGGGGATAA
- the LOC100845590 gene encoding GDSL esterase/lipase At1g28580 — MERLPPWCILLMCLAVATADPLPQYYNAIFSFGDSFSDTGNFVIINSGKLPNMPKFPPPYARCSNGRLVIDFLAEALGLPLLPPSANKGTNFSQGANFAVMGATALDLKFFRDNNVWSIPPFNTSMNCQLEWFQEVKQTICSSPQECKEYFGKALFVFGEFGGNDYSFAWKADWTNEQVKGMVPKVVASMIGGIEAVLDEGARHVVVPGNLPAGCIPITLTVYATEDASEYDPRTGCLKRFNSVALYHNALLRIELDRLQRRRPESRIIYADYYTPYIHFARTPHLYGYKRGALRVCCGGGGPYNYNMSASCGLPGATVCEDPDAHVSWDGVHLTEAPYRFIANTWLKGPYAHPPLASIIRDDMVY, encoded by the exons ATGGAGAGGTTGCCGCCGTGGTGCATTCTCCTGATGTGTTTGGCCGTGGCGACGGCGGACCCGTTGCCGCAGTACTACAACGCGATATTCAGCTTCGGCGACTCCTTCTCCGACACGGGCAACTTCGTGATCATCAACTCGGGCAAGCTGCCCAACATGCCCAAGTTCCCGCCGCCGTACGCGCGCTGCAGCAACGGGCGCCTGGTCATCGACTTCCTGGCCGAGGCGCTggggctgccgctgctcccgccgtCCGCCAACAAGGGCACCAACTTCAGCCAGGGCGCCAACTTCGCGGTGATGGGCGCCACGGCGCTGGACCTCAAGTTCTTCCGCGACAACAACGTGTGGAGCATCCCGCCCTTCAACACCTCCATGAACTGCCAGCTCGAGTGGTTCCAGGAGGTCAAGCAGACCATCTGCTCCTCCCCACAAG AGTGCAAGGAGTATTTTGGGAAGGCGCTGTTCGTGTTCGGGGAGTTCGGGGGCAACGACTACAGCTTCGCGTGGAAGGCGGACTGGACGAACGAGCAGGTGAAAGGGATGGTGCCCAAGGTGGTGGCGTCCATGATCGGCGGCATCGAGGCGGTGCTGGACGAAGGAGCCAGGCACGTGGTGGTTCCGGGGAACCTCCCGGCCGGGTGCATCCCCATCACGCTCACCGTGTACGCCACGGAGGACGCCAGCGAGTACGACCCGCGGACCGGGTGCCTCAAGCGGTTCAACAGCGTGGCGCTCTACCACAACGCGCTGCTCCGGATCGAGCTCGACCGGCTCCAGCGCCGACGCCCTGAGTCACGCATCATCTACGCCGACTACTACACGCCCTACATTCACTTCGCGCGCACCCCTCACCTCTACG GTTACAAGAGGGGAGCTCTGAGGGTGtgctgcggcggaggcgggccgTACAACTACAACATGAGCGCGTCCTGCGGGCTGCCCGGCGCCACGGTGTGCGAGGACCCGGACGCGCACGTGAGCTGGGACGGCGTCCACCTCACGGAGGCGCCCTACCGCTTCATCGCCAACACCTGGCTCAAGGGCCCCTACGCGCACCCGCCCCTCGCCAGCATCATCCGCGACGACATGGTCTACTGA
- the LOC100846203 gene encoding GDSL esterase/lipase At5g45910: MATNTMRAAALLGVVLLLLCAARHGAAQRYEAIYSFGDSISDTGNLCVGGCPSWLTTGQSPYGETFFKRPTGRCSDGRVIIDFLAEHFGLPLLPASKATGGNFKKGANMAIIGATTMDFDFFKSIGLSDSIWNNGPLDTQIQWFRQLLPSACGRDCRRHLSKSLFVVGEFGGNDYNAALFSGRSMADVTGYVPRVVSHIIRGLETMIRLGAMDIVVPGVLPIGCFPIYLTLYGTSNAGDYDGDGCLKSYNSLSYHHNSLLKRSIAKLQRTYPRTRIMYADFYTQVIQMIRAPQNFGLKYGLKVCCGASGQGKYNYNNKARCGMAGASACSDPQNYLIWDGIHLTEAAYRSIANGWLKGPYCSPRILH; this comes from the exons ATGGCGACAAATACAATGAGAGCCGCCGCGCTGCTTGgcgtcgtgctgctgctgctgtgcgcGGCTCGGCACGGTGCAGCGCAGCGGTACGAGGCGATCTACAGCTTCGGCGACTCCATCTCCGACACCGGCAACCTCTGCGTCGGCGGCTGCCCTTCCTGGCTCACCACGGGCCAGTCCCCCTACGGCGAGACCTTCTTCAAGCGCCCCACCGGCCGCTGCTCCGACGGCCGCGTCATCATCGACTTCCTCG CCGAGCACTTtgggctgccgctgctgccggcgtccAAGGCCACCGGGGGAAACTTCAAGAAGGGCGCCAACATGGCCATCATCGGCGCCACCACCATGGACTTCGACTTCTTCAAGTCCATCGGCCTCAGCGACAGCATCTGGAACAACGGGCCCCTCGACACCCAGATCCAGTGGTTCCGCCAGCTCCTCCCTTCCGCCTGCGGCAGAGACTGCAGGCGCCACCTCTCCAAGTCCCTCTTCGTCGTCGGCGAATTCGGCGGCAACGACTACAACGCGGCGCTCTTCTCCGGCCGCTCCATGGCCGACGTCACGGGCTACGTGCCCCGGGTCGTCAGCCACATCATCCGCGGCCTCGAG ACGATGATAAGATTGGGCGCGATGGACATCGTGGTGCCGGGGGTGCTGCCCATCGGCTGCTTCCCGATTTACCTGACACTCTACGGGACGTCCAACGCCGGCGACTACGACGGCGACGGCTGCCTCAAGAGCTACAACAGTCTCTCCTATCACCATAATTCGCTGCTCAAGCGGAGCATAGCCAAACTCCAGAGGACCTACCCACGTACCAGGATCATGTACGCCGACTTCTACACCCAGGTCATCCAGATGATCCGGGCCCCTCAGAACTTTG GATTGAAGTACGGGCTGAAGGTGTGCTGCGGAGCCAGCGGGCAGGGCAAGTACAACTACAACAACAAGGCGAGGTGTGGCATGGCCGGGGCCAGCGCCTGCTCCGACCCCCAGAACTACCTCATCTGGGACGGCATCCACCTCACAGAGGCCGCCTACCGTTCGATCGCCAACGGGTGGCTCAAGGGACCCTACTGCAGCCCACGCATCCTGCACTGA
- the LOC100846710 gene encoding nudix hydrolase 15, mitochondrial: MRSLSRLFTPTYIAMAAPSPSPSRRLAHITRHLLASSSSGELSSVGAPAAAVADSPARAAASKGFAAVLVCIFNDPRGDPRVLLTKRASSLNSHSGEVSLPGGKVEEGDADVKATALREAQEEIGLDPALVSIVTVLEPFLSKNGLDVTPVIGVLLDRALFKPVLNKAEVEDIFDAPLEMFLKDDNRTTRERDWMGMTIPVQFFDYQAEGKKYVIWGLTAHILTRSASVVLQRQPSFVELPNRPSNTTITSKH; this comes from the exons CCCGACGTCTTGCCCACATCACTCGTCACCTCCTCGCCTCGTCCTCttccggcgagctctcctcggtgggcgcccctgccgccgccgtcgccgacagTCCCGCCCGCGCGGCCGCTTCCAAGGGCTTCGCCGCCGTGCTGGTCTGCATCTTCAACGACCCCCGGGGCGACCCCCGCGTCCTCCTCACCAAGCGTGCCTCCTCCCTCAATTCCCACTCAG GGGAGGTGTCGTTGCCCGGGGGGAAGGTGGAGGAAGGGGATGCGGATGTGAAGGCGACGGCTCTGCGGGAGGCACAGGAGGAAATTGGGCTGGATCCCGCGCTTGTCTCTATTGTGACAGTTCTTGAGCCTTTCCTGTCCAAG AACGGCCTTGACGTTACTCCTGTAATTGGCGTTCTCTTGGATAGAGCATTATTCAAACCTGTCCTGAATAAAGCTGAAGTGGAAGACATCTTTGATGCCCCTCTTGAGATGTTTTTAAAG GATGATAACAGGACAACACGAGAAAGGGATTGGATGGGAATGACGATTCCGGTACAGTTTTTTGATTACCAGGCAGAGGGCAAAAAATATGTCATTTGGGGCTTAACTGCACACATTCTGACTCGTTCTGCATCAGTGGTTCTACAGAGGCAACCATCGTTCGTTGAACTTCCCAATAGACCAAGCAATACTACCATCACTAGCAAGCACTAA
- the LOC100845899 gene encoding NADPH:adrenodoxin oxidoreductase, mitochondrial isoform X1: MGRGLLLPHAKRLMLFPRPRGFSASAASTREPLHVCVVGSGPAGFYTAEKMLKAHEGVQVDIIDRLPTPFGLVRSGVAPDHPETKIVVNQFSRVAANARCSFFGNVTLGSDVSLAELRGTYDVVVLAYGAESDRSFGIPGENLRGIHSAREFVWWYNGHPDMHNLVPDLQNTDSAVVLGQGNVALDVARILLRCTTKLASTDIAGHALDALKSSTIRKVYLVGRRGPVQAACTAKELREILGLQNVHVCIKEGDLATSPADKEEMRNSRIKRRVHELLSKAATMHKEKNSNDQKELHFVFFRKPTRFLPSEGGSTVGAVELEKTLLKDDAVTGNQVAVGTGEFEDLKCGLVLKSIGYKSLPTEGLPFDNYKGVVPNLRGRVLSSESETTTVEAGLYVVGWLKRGPTGIVATNLHCAEETVASILEDDRNGVFMAPSDSRRQGRKGLLEILEQKNARYVPFDGWEKINSEEKIAGQLKNKPREKITTWDELLKAANGG, encoded by the exons ATGGgccgcggccttcttctcccccacgCGAAGAGGCTGATGCTCTTCCCGCGGCCGAGGGgcttctccgcctccgccgcttctACGCGCGAGCCGCTCCACGTCTGCGTCGTCGGCAGCGGCCCCGCCGGATTCTACACGGCCGAAAAG ATGCTAAAGGCTCATGAAGGAGTGCAAGTCGATATTATTGATAGGCTGCCGACACCGTTTGGCTTGGTTCGTTCTGGAGTGGCTCCAGATCATCCGGAAACAAAG ATTGTGGTAAACCAATTTTCTCGTGTAGCTGCGAACGCCCGATGCTCATTCTTTGGGAATGTAACACTTGGAAGTGATGTCTCACTAGCAGAGCTTCGAGGGACATATGATGTT GTTGTTCTTGCTTATGGTGCAGAAAGTGATAGATCATTTGGTATTCCTGGGGAG AACCTCAGGGGAATACATTCAGCTCGAGAATTCGTATGGTGGTATAATGGGCACCCAGACATGCACAACTTGGTACCTGACTTGCAAAACACAGATTCTGCTGTGGTCCTTGGACAG GGAAATGTGGCTCTTGATGTTGCCCGTATCCTTCTCCGCTGTACAACCAAGTTGGCTTCCACAGATATTGCTGGTCATGCGCTGGATGCTCTTAAGAGCAGCACTATAAG GAAGGTGTACTTGGTTGGGCGTCGAGGTCCAGTACAGGCAGCTTGCACAGCAAAGGAATTACGTGAAATTTTAG GTTTGCAAAATGTCCATGTTTGCATCAAGGAGGGTGATCTTGCGACCTCACCTGCAGATAAG GAGGAGATGAGGAATAGTAGAATCAAAAGAAGGGTGCATGAACTGTTATCTAAGGCTGCTACTATGCATAAGGAAAAGAACAGCAATGACCAAAAGGAGCTTCACTTTGTGTTTTTTAGGAAACCTACCAGATTTCTCCCTTCAGAAGGTGGTTCCACAGTTGGTGCCGTGGAACTTGAAAAGACTCTTCTAAAAG ATGATGCAGTAACTGGGAATCAGGTGGCAGTCGGAACTGGTGAGTTTGAAGATCTGAAATGTGG ACTGGTTTTGAAGAGTATTGGTTACAAATCCTTGCCAACGGAAGGCCTACCCTTCGACAACTACAAAG GAGTTGTCCCAAATTTAAGGGGCAGAGTTTTGAGCAGTGAATCAGAAACAACCACAGTGGAGGCAGGACTTTACGTGGTAGGATGGCTGAAGAGAGGACCAACTGGGATTGTTGCTACAAATCTCCATTGTGCTGAAGAAACT GTGGCTAGCATCCTTGAAGATGACAGGAATGGTGTGTTCATGGCGCCATCTGATTCGAGAAGGCAAGGGCGGAAGGGACTACTTGAGATTCTAGAACAGAAGAATGCCCGCTATGTGCCTTTCGATGGCTGGGAAAAAATCAATTCTGAAGAAAAGATAGCAGGCCAGCTGAAAAACAAGCCTAGAGAGAAGATCACAACCTGGGATGAGCTCCTGAAAGCTGCAAACGGGGGATAA